The segment CGCGCAGTCAGCCAGCGCAGCCAGGCGTCCCTCACGTGCGGCAGCCTCAAGCCCGCGAGCCTTCAGCACCGTGTCAGATAACGCCAGATGGCGCACACTGAGCGGTAAGCCCAGTTGTGAGGCGACTCGTCGTGCGAAACATTCAAACGCATCATTGGCCTCCTGCAGGCCATGATGCACGTGCACCAGTCGCAGACGCCGAGGGCAATCATGTGCGGCCCGCGCCGCCAGACGCGCCAGCATCACCGAATCCAGCCCTCCGGACAGCGCGATCCATACCGTATGATCAGCAGCGGTGTTCGCCAGCGCACGCTGAACAGCAGCCAGCACGAGGGACATGGGCATCTCGCATAGCGGGAGAGGCATATGGACTCCTGAGTAAAGGGACGCACGTAGTGGGATGTGAGTTTACGCACGACCTATAACGCGATCTTCCGCGCACTCTGCAACGAAAAGACGCCCCCGGAAGGCTTCCGGGGGCGTCTTGATAATCGTATGTCAGCTCGACAACCGTTCAGAGCTGCTTACTCGCTCAGGCCGGAGCACCGTAGCTCATCAGACGCTTGTAGCGGCGATCCAGCAGGGCTTCCGTATCCAGCGCGCCAAGACGCTCCAGACCTTCACCCAACACCGCCTTGATGCTGTCGGCAGTCGCTTGCGGGTTGCGATGCGCGCCCCCCAGCGGCTCCTTGATCATATTATCGACGAAGCCCAGCTCCTTGAGGCGCGAGGCCGTGATGCCCATGGCATCAGCCGCATCAGCTGCACGCTCTGCACTCTTCCACAGAATGGAGGCGCAACCTTCCGGCGAGATCACCGAGTAGGTGGAGTATTGCAGCATGTTCAGCTCATCACATACGCCAATGGCCAGTGCACCACCGGAACCACCCTCGCCGATCACGGTAGAGATGATCGGCGTCTTCAGGCGAGACATGACGGCCAGATTATAGGCGATGGCCTCTGACTGACCACGCTCCTCGGCACCGATACCCGGATAAGCACCTGGGGTATCGATGAAGGTCAGGATCGGCATCTTGAAACGCTCTGCCATTTCCATCAGGCGACACGCCTTGCGGTAGCCTTCCGGACGCGGCATACCGAAGTTGCGGCGAACCTTTTCCTTTACGTCACGACCTTTCTGGTGGCCAATCACCATCACCGGCTTGTCGTCGATACGTGCGATACCGCCGACCAGTGCTGCATCATCAGCGTAGTGACGGTCACCGTGTAGCTCGTCGAAGTCCGAGAACAGATTCTCAAGATAATCGAGGGTATACGGACGCTGCGGATGGCGCGCCAGCTGGGTAACCTGCCAGGCACCGAGGTCCTTGAAGATGGACTCGGTGAGCTTGGTACTCTTGCCCTGCAGGCGCTCGATCTCATCAGCCAGACTCACCTGGGAGTCGTTACCGACCAGACGGAGTTCCTCGATCTTGGCCTGCAGCTCAGCGATCGGCTGTTCAAAGTCCAGATAATTGGGATTCATAAGGCGTTTCGTTCGTCGTCTCGGGCAGCCAGGAAAGCGAGTCGGCCGGGTCACTCCCCCTGAGCGAACGCTCAGGCGATCTGTGGCTCGCGGCGGTCACAGTCGGCATGGAAAAAAGATAGAAGAGCATTATCGCACCCTGTTCGACAGGTGCAAACCTTGCCCGCCTGTATCATTGCTTGTTCACATTATTCCGACAGCAAACCGGTAACGCCAGTGCCTGCTGTCGGAGGACATCAATCTCGATACTTGAGGCGTACGCCCCGCTGCCCTTCCACCTCGCCTAGCTGCACCAGTAGCTCATCACTGGGAGACACTCGCCAATTCTCCCCTAGCTCCAGCCAGGCTTCGGCGGAGGCATTACGGTAACGCAGGCGCATTGGCAGGCCTTCACGCGCAAGATGCGGGGTCAGTAAATTCGACAGATCGCGTGTGAAACGCCCGCTGATATCGTCAGCGACAACACTTATTTCTACCGCCTCACCGAAGCGCATCCGCGCATCGATAATCGGCGTAACATCTTTGCCGCGCAGCCGCAGGCCACCGGAATAATCATCCTGACTGACCTCACCTTCGACAATCACTATCGTGTCTGGTGCCAGCTTATTGCGCACTTGATCATAAAGCTCACCGAACATCGATGCCTCTATGCGACCGGTGCGATCATCCAGTGTCACGAAAGCCATGGTGTCGCCACGTTTTGACTTCATGGTGCGCATGGCAATGACCAGCCCGGCAATACGCTGCGGCTCACGCGAGGGCTTCAGGTCGCTGATACGCGCATTGATGAAGCGCTTGAGCTCCCCTTCATACTCATCGATGGGATGACCGGTCAGATAGAGGCCCAACGTCGTCTTCTCACCGGCCAGACGTTCCTTGTCGGTCCACTCACGTGCCTTGCGATAGCCTGCGTAAACATCCTTTTCAGGCTCACTGAAGGCATCACCAAACATGTCGATGATCCCCACGTCATTATTGGCGTGATTCTGCGATGCGGCCTTGAGTGCATCCTCCACGGCCAGCATCAGCACTGCACGTGACGGACCGATGTTATCCAGCGCACCAGAGCGGATCAGTGCTTCCAGGGTGCGCTTGTTGATTTTCTTGGCATCGATACGCTTGCAGAAATCGAAGATATCACTGTACGGGCCGCCCTCGGCACGTGCGCTGACGATCGCCTCGATGGGTCCCTCGCCAACCCCGCGAATGGCGCCCAATCCATAGACCACGCGACCTTCCAGATCGACAGTAAACTTGTAGCCACCGATGTTGACATCCGGCGGTGTCACCGTCAGGCCGATATGACGACATTCCTCGATCAGCGGCACCACCTTTTCGATGGTCTGCATCTCAGTGGAAATGACCGCCGCCATGAACGGGCCTGGATAATGCGCTTTCAGCCAACCAGTCTGGTAGGACACCAGGCCATAGGCTGCCGAGTGTGACTTGTTGAAGCCGTAACCCGCGAACTTCTCCACCAGGTCAAAGATGTTACCGGCAAGGTCTTTATCAATATCCTTGTCGGCACACCCTTCCATGAAGCCGGCACGTTGCTTGGCCATTTCTTCCGGCTTCTTCTTGCCCATCGCACGGCGCAGCATATCGGCCTGACCTAGCGTATAGCCGGCCAGTACCTGTGCGATCTGCATGACCTGTTCCTGATACAGGATGATGCCATAGGTCGGTTCCAGTACTGGCTTGAGTAGCTCGTGCTGATAGTCCGGGTGTGGATAAGATACTTCGGCACGACCATGCTTACGGTTGATGAAGTCATCCACCATGCCGGACTGCAACGGGCCGGGGCGGAACAACGCCACCAAAGCGATCATGTCTTCAAGACAATCGGGCTTGAGCTTCTTGATCAGCTCCTTCATGCCACGCGATTCCAGCTGGAAGACGGCTGTTGTTTCCGCCTTCTGCAGCATGTCGAAGGTCTTGGCGTCATCCAGCGGGATGTCCTCGATCTCCAGCGCTCCAAGCCCTTCACGCGCACGGATCTTGTCGACCATCTCGGTTGCCCAGTCGATGATGGTCAGGGTGCGTAACCCCAGGAAGTCGAACTTGACCAGCCCGGCTTCCTCGACGTCGTTCTTGTCGAACTGGACGACCAGACCGTTGCCATCTTCGTCGCACAGCAACGGCGCAAAGTCGGTAAGCTTGGTCGGTGCAATCACCACGCCGCCAGCGTGCTTGCCGGTACCACGCGTGGTGCCCTCGAGCTTGAGGGCCATTTCCCAGATTTCCTGAATTTCCTCGTCGTTCTCGACGAATTCCTTGAGCTGCGGTTCCTGCTCAATGGCCTTCTCAAGCGTAATACCCACTTCAAAGGGGATCAGCTTGGAGAGCTTGTCACCCATCGAGTACGGCTTACCTTGAGCACGCGCCACATCACGCACCACGGCCTTGGCAGTCATGGTGCCGAAAGTGACGATCTGTGATACCGCGTTACGCCCGTAGCGTTCGGCCACATAATCAATGACACGATCACGCTTTTCCATGCAGAAATCGACGTCAAAATCGGGCATCGAGACACGTTCCGGATTCAGGAAGCGCTCAAACAGCAGATCGTATTCCAATGGGTCAAGATCGGTGATCTTCTGAGCATAGGCGACCAGCGAACCGGCACCGGAACCACGCCCCGGGCCGACCGGTACGCCGTTGTCCTTGCCCCACTGAATGAAGTCCATCACGATCAGGAAGTAGCCGGGGAAGCCCATCTGCAGGATGATATCGAGCTCGAAATCCAGCCGCGTGCGATAGCGCTGCTCAATCTCGGCCCAGGCATTGGTGCCCCGCGGATGTTTGATCAGCGGATACAATTTGTCGAGACGTTCCGTCAGGCCATCATGTGAAACCTTGCGGAAGAATTCATCCATCGTCATGCCGTCCGGCACCGGAAATTCGGGCAGGAAGTAAGTTCCCAACTGGACGGTAACCGAGCAACGCGCCGCGATCAGCACACTATTTTCGAGCGCCTCGGGAATGTCGGAGAACAGCTCACCCATCTCCTCAGCGGTCTTGAGATACTGCTCATCGCTATAACGGGTTTCGCGGCGCGGGTCGTCCAGCGCCTTGCCCTCTCCAATGGAGACTCGTGTCTCGTGCGCCCAGTAATCGTCACGTTTGAGGAAGCGCACATCGTTGGTCGCGACCACGGCAGTATCGGTCGCCTCGGCAAGGGCTACCGAGAGATGAAGACACTCCTCCTCGTACTGACGTTGCGTACGTGTCAGCTCCAGATAGAAACGATCACCGAAGACTGCCTTCCACTCGGCCAGCAAGGCGCGGGCGCTATCCTCGTGATCGGACAACAGATGGCGGCCAATTTCGCCTTCACGACCACCCGACAGCACGATCAACCCTTCAGCTTGATCGAATATCCACTGCTTTTCCAGATAGGCCTTGCCCTGCTTCTGGCCGTCAGTCCAGCCACGTGAGATCAGCTCGGTCAGATTACGATAGCCAGTCTCATTCATCGCCAGCAAGGTGATGCGGTACGGACGCGTGACATCCTGAGAGTTGATCAGCCACAGATCAGACCCGATGATCGGCTTGATCCCCGCACTCCGCGCATTGGTATAGAACTTGACCAACCCGAACAGATTGGCCTCATCCGTGACGGCTACCGCCGGTTGACCTGCGGCAGCCGTTGCCTTGATCAGCGGCTTTACGCCGGGCAGGCCATCGACAAGAGAGAACTCGGAGTGAACGCGCAGGTGAACAAAGGGCGTGGTCATGGAATCGGCTCGTGAAGTCTGCGTGACGGTGAAAGATTTTATCGCGGGTGCTGGCGAGGCGATGGGCCCCACATTGTGAGGCACATCCGTGGGCAACAGCACATCAAATGCAGGCTTGAAGGATAGCGCGTCGCCTTGCTCGGCTGTAGTGCTGGTATTTTCGACCATGGCTACTGCAGGCTTACCAGAAGATGTCTCCTGCTCGACCGCCGTTGTGATAGGCGGCACCTGCGATGCAGGTATCTCTGTCGATATGGAAATATTGGCATCGTACTTGCCGACAGGGGTTGGCGCCGCGGGCTCACTGGCATCAGTCAGACCACGGCTTGCGGCTTTTTTTCAGCAGACACTACCGTCTCTTCGACTGGAGTGGACAACGGAACAAGCACATCTTCCGGTACCACCTGTGGCACATGTCCGGCCATGAAGAGACGCTTGACCGGCCCGAAACTCTTGCGATGCAAGGTGAGGATGCCGTGCGCTTCAATGGCAGCCTGGTGTTCCCGCGTCGGATAGCCCTTATGGCGCGCAAAGCCGTAGACCGGGAAGTGGCCATCGAGGGCTGCCATCTGAGCATCGCGGTGCACTTTAGCCAGAATCGAGGCCGCACCGATGGCGGCGTGACGCAGATCACCCTTGACCACCGCCATGCCGGGAATCTCATGGCCCGGCAAGCGATTGCCATCGACCAGCAGATACTCGGGGCGTACGCCCAGCGCATCGATGGCACGCCGCATGGCCAGATGCGTCGCCTGGTAGATGTTGAGTTCATCGATCTCGTCGCTGGTTGCCTCAGCAATCGCCCAGGCCCAGGCACGAGTCCGGATCTGTTCAGAAAGGGCCAAGCGCTTCTTCTCGCTGAGCTTCTTAGAATCGGTGATGCCCTCGATGGGATCACGCGGATCCAGAATCACCGCTGCCGCCACCACTGGCCCGACCAGCGGCCCGCGCCCAACCTCATCGATACCCGCCATCAATTCACCATGATAGGGAATCACCAGCGCAGGAAAGTCGTCGGCAGGTTTGCGCTTGCGTGCGGGGGGCGTGGGTGCTGTAGAGGCATCGGCAGAGTCAGTCATGGTATCTCGAAGGCGTCAGACAACAGACAGACCGCTACTGCGATCTGCCTGTCTGGATGAATCAATAGTGGAGTAGAGTCGTGTCAGATCAAAATGATGTCGGCGTAGGTGTCACACAGAACAGAAACTGTGTCAGCGACCTGCCAGCTCACCGATGGCGCGTGCAGCGGCAGCACTGGCATCGCAGGTCAACTCTCGATGCATGGCTTCGAAACGCTCACGCAGCTCGCGCTGACGACAGATGTCGCCAGCAGCGCGTGACAACAAAGGGGCGAGGCTTTCTTCGATGGCTTCAGGAGTCGCAGCATCCTGAATCAGCTCCGGCACCAACGTTTCACGGGCAATCAGATTAGGCAGCGAAATCCACTCGGTCTTGACCAGATGACGTGCAATGCGATGTGTCATCGGTGCCATGCGATACGCCACTACCATCGGGCGGTGACACAGCAGACATTCAAGCGCTGCTGTGCCCGATGCCAGCAAGACAGCATCTGCGGCTGTCATTGCCTCGCGTGATTGACCATCCACCAGGTGAATGCGGGTACGATCGAGAGATGCACGATCTTCCATCAGTGCTTCAAGTTCAGTACGCCGGAGAGGCGTAGCAGCGGGAATGATGACTTCAAGGTCAGGGTAACGCAGACACAGCCGCTCAATAGCGGACAGGAAGGTATCACCAAGGAAACGAATTTCGTTACCGCGTGAACCCGGCAACACAGCGAGCAGCTGAACCTCAGGATCGAGGCCCAATTGCTCACGTGCAGCAGCGCGGTCGTCTATCAATGGCAGCTCGTCAGCCAGCGGATGACCCACGAAGGTCACCGGCACCTGATGCTCACGATAAAAAGCTGCCTCGAAGGGCAGGAAGGTCAGCATGCGATCAACCGCGCGACGGATCGTCTTCACACGCCCCTGCCGCCAAGCCCACACAGAAGGGCTGACATAGTGCGCGGTAGTGATACCGCGCTTGCGCAGACGTAGCTCGAGCCCAAGATTGAAGTCCGGTGCGTCGATGCCGATCATCACGTCCGGCTGCCATTCCAGCGCATCGCGCAGCAAATGACGACGTACCTTGATCAGCTCCGGCAGGTGCTTGAGCACCTCCACTAGCCCCATCACGGAAAGAGTCTCTAGCGGATAGAGACTGTCGAAGCCCTCAGTCTGCATGCGCGGACCGCCAATACCTCGAAACTCGACGTCGGGGTAACGTGCCTTGAGCGCACGCATTAGACTAGCGCCGAGGATGTCACCGGAGAGCTCCCCGGCTACCAGATAGATGCGCATGCTTAGCGTGTCAGGCCGCGAGTAGACGCTTTGAGAGAGGCGATAAAGATATCGCGCTCGGCAAGCGGCGGCTCGGCTTCAAGCTGCTCAAGTGCCTGTGCCAGTGTCAGGCCCTGACGGAAGACCGTCTTGTAGGCCGTATTCAGGGCAGAAATGGTCTCACGAGCGAACCCACGACGCTTGAGACCAACGCTGTTAAGACCATGCGCTTCAGCAGGATGACCATTGACCATCACGAAGGCAGCAATATCCTTGGTAATGATGGAGCCACCACCGGCCATGGCATGCTCGCCGACATGACAGAACTGATGCACTGCCGACAAACCGCCCAGAATGACATGATTGCCAACGTGGACATGGCCGCCAAGCGTCGCCTGGTTGGCCATGATGCAGTCGTCACCGACGATGCAGTCATGGCCAACGTGTGCGTAGGCCATGAGCAGGTTACGGCTGCCAATGCGAGTAAGACTGGCATCCTGGATAGTACCGCGATGCAGCGTTACACCTTCGCGGATGACGTTATCATCCCCGATTTCCAACCGGGTCGGCTCGCCTGCGTACTTCTTGTCCTGACAGTCCTCGCCGATCGACGCGAATTGAAAGATACGATTACGCTCACCGATGATGGTAGTGCCCTTGATGACGACGTGCGGCCCCACCACCGTGCCAGCGCCGATCTCGACATCAGCCCCGATCACGCAAAACGGACCGACCTCGACATCATCGGCCAAGCGGGCGCCGGGATCGACAATGGCAGTAGGATGTATCAAGCGACCTTCCTCTCGGCACAGATGATTTCGGCCTCACAGACCACGTCGCCGTCGACCTTGGCCTGACAGGCGAACTTCCAGATTCCACGCTTCTCGCGCAGCACACGGGCACTGATTTCAAGCTGATCACCCGGCATTACCGGACGCTTGAAACGCACCTTGTCGCTACCGACGAGATAATAGATATAGCCATCGGCAGGACGCTTGTCGACGGTCTTGAAGCCGAGAATACCGGCTGCCTGAGCCATTGCTTCCACAATCAGCACACCTGGCATGATCGGATGACCCGGAAAATGGCCATTGAAAAACGGCTCATTGATGCTCACATTCTTACGCGCGACGATGTACTCGCCAAGGGTCAGCTCCATGACCCGATCGACCAGCAGGAAAGGATAGCGGTGCGGGAGATACTCACGGATCTCGTTGATGTCCATAACCATTGGCTTACAACCTCTGAAATAACGAAATGCCTGCCGCACTCGGGCAGGCATGTAATGACGGTCCGGGCCGCCGTTCAGGCAATGGCGCGCATTATAGCGTTCTTGCGCGAGGCTGGCAGCCGCTCATTGCCCGACAGATCGCCGAGCAAACAATAGGAACCCTTCAAAACAGGAGCTACTTGTCCTTCAGCTGCTTCTCGACCTGATTCAAGCGTCGTGCCAACTGGTCGAGCTGCTTGAAACGCACAGCATTGCGACGCCACAGGCTGTTGTCCATTGCGCCGGTACCGGAGGAATAGACACCCGGCTTGGTGATGGAATTGGTCACCAGACTCATGCCGGTCACCTGCACGCCATCCGCAATTTCCAGGTGCCCCGCCAGGCCCACACCACCGCCCATCAGGCAGTAGCGTCCGACTTTGGTGGAGCCGGCGATGCCGACACAGCCTGCCAGCGCCGAGTGATCACCGATCTGCACGTTGTGTGCGATCTGGACCTGAGAGTCGATCTTGACGTCATTACCGATGATGGTATCGCCGAGCGCGCCACGATCGATACTGGTGCAGCTGCCAACTTCCACATCATCACCGATCAACACACCGCCGAGCTGGGCAATCTTGTGCCACCCCTTGCCGTCATGCGCAAACCCGAATCCATCGGCCCCGATCACGCAACCGCTGTGCAGCACGGCGCGCTCACCGATCAACACACCATGATACAGCGTGACATTGGGATGCAGCAGTGCACCCTCACCCACCGCGCTATCAGCACCGATGACACAGCCGGCCAGAATGCGGGAATTGTCACCGACGCTTGCGCCCGGGCCGATCACGACCTGAGGACCGATCTCGACGTTTTCGCCAAGCGTCGCAGTCTCATCGACGACCGCACTGGCGTGAACACTGCCTTGCGGCGCACCAGCCAGCGGGTCGAAAAGACGCGACAGCTCAGCGTAAGCCAGATAAGGATTGTCCAGCACCAGCGCATTGCACTTGCATTCATCAAGATGGCTCTCGTGAAGCAGGACGGCAGTGGCTTCGGACTCACCTAGATATTTGAGATAGGCGCGATTGGCGAGGAAGGCAATATCACCCGGAACAGCGTCTACCAGGGTCGACAAGCCGGTGACTCGAACCGCTGGGTCACCGACCAGTCGAGCGCCCAGGCGCTCAGCCAGATCCTCGAGGGTGTAGGAGAATTGTTGCTTTTTCATTCTGTCTCTGGGCGCTGGGCGCCTCTGGCTCGCATTCGTGTTGGCATACTCGGATGCAACACACCCCGCGCGCTCAGCGCGCGGAATGTACTCAGTTGAGCGAGTTGAAGACCTGAGTCACTTCATCGGTCAGATCCAAACCGTCCTTGCTGTAGACCGTCGCACTGCGGTCTACCAGCAGTTCGACATCATGCTTGTCGACCACTTTCTGAATGGCTTGATCCAGCTTGGGCTTGGACTGCTTGAGGAAAGCCTGCTCGGCCTGCTGCTGCTGCTGCTGAACCTGGCCGCGCAGCTGCTGGAACTGACCGCCCTTCTGACGCAGCTGCTGCTGCATGGACTTGCGCTCGGAATCAGACATCACCGCGCCATCTTTCTGCAGCTTCGCCTGAAGGGACTCGAGTTCCTTGGCAAGTGCCTTGGCCTGGTCCTGCTTGCCAGCTAGCTGATTCTTGAGCTGATTCATGGAGATCTTGGCGGAGTCGGAGCTGAGCAGCGCCTGGCGCCAATCAAGAACGGCAACATCGGAGGCCTGTGCCAGCATTGGAGTTGCAAGGGCAGCGAGGCCGCCTGCCA is part of the Cobetia sp. L2A1 genome and harbors:
- the accA gene encoding acetyl-CoA carboxylase carboxyl transferase subunit alpha; the encoded protein is MNPNYLDFEQPIAELQAKIEELRLVGNDSQVSLADEIERLQGKSTKLTESIFKDLGAWQVTQLARHPQRPYTLDYLENLFSDFDELHGDRHYADDAALVGGIARIDDKPVMVIGHQKGRDVKEKVRRNFGMPRPEGYRKACRLMEMAERFKMPILTFIDTPGAYPGIGAEERGQSEAIAYNLAVMSRLKTPIISTVIGEGGSGGALAIGVCDELNMLQYSTYSVISPEGCASILWKSAERAADAADAMGITASRLKELGFVDNMIKEPLGGAHRNPQATADSIKAVLGEGLERLGALDTEALLDRRYKRLMSYGAPA
- the dnaE gene encoding DNA polymerase III subunit alpha — translated: MTTPFVHLRVHSEFSLVDGLPGVKPLIKATAAAGQPAVAVTDEANLFGLVKFYTNARSAGIKPIIGSDLWLINSQDVTRPYRITLLAMNETGYRNLTELISRGWTDGQKQGKAYLEKQWIFDQAEGLIVLSGGREGEIGRHLLSDHEDSARALLAEWKAVFGDRFYLELTRTQRQYEEECLHLSVALAEATDTAVVATNDVRFLKRDDYWAHETRVSIGEGKALDDPRRETRYSDEQYLKTAEEMGELFSDIPEALENSVLIAARCSVTVQLGTYFLPEFPVPDGMTMDEFFRKVSHDGLTERLDKLYPLIKHPRGTNAWAEIEQRYRTRLDFELDIILQMGFPGYFLIVMDFIQWGKDNGVPVGPGRGSGAGSLVAYAQKITDLDPLEYDLLFERFLNPERVSMPDFDVDFCMEKRDRVIDYVAERYGRNAVSQIVTFGTMTAKAVVRDVARAQGKPYSMGDKLSKLIPFEVGITLEKAIEQEPQLKEFVENDEEIQEIWEMALKLEGTTRGTGKHAGGVVIAPTKLTDFAPLLCDEDGNGLVVQFDKNDVEEAGLVKFDFLGLRTLTIIDWATEMVDKIRAREGLGALEIEDIPLDDAKTFDMLQKAETTAVFQLESRGMKELIKKLKPDCLEDMIALVALFRPGPLQSGMVDDFINRKHGRAEVSYPHPDYQHELLKPVLEPTYGIILYQEQVMQIAQVLAGYTLGQADMLRRAMGKKKPEEMAKQRAGFMEGCADKDIDKDLAGNIFDLVEKFAGYGFNKSHSAAYGLVSYQTGWLKAHYPGPFMAAVISTEMQTIEKVVPLIEECRHIGLTVTPPDVNIGGYKFTVDLEGRVVYGLGAIRGVGEGPIEAIVSARAEGGPYSDIFDFCKRIDAKKINKRTLEALIRSGALDNIGPSRAVLMLAVEDALKAASQNHANNDVGIIDMFGDAFSEPEKDVYAGYRKAREWTDKERLAGEKTTLGLYLTGHPIDEYEGELKRFINARISDLKPSREPQRIAGLVIAMRTMKSKRGDTMAFVTLDDRTGRIEASMFGELYDQVRNKLAPDTIVIVEGEVSQDDYSGGLRLRGKDVTPIIDARMRFGEAVEISVVADDISGRFTRDLSNLLTPHLAREGLPMRLRYRNASAEAWLELGENWRVSPSDELLVQLGEVEGQRGVRLKYRD
- the lpxB gene encoding lipid-A-disaccharide synthase, with translation MRIYLVAGELSGDILGASLMRALKARYPDVEFRGIGGPRMQTEGFDSLYPLETLSVMGLVEVLKHLPELIKVRRHLLRDALEWQPDVMIGIDAPDFNLGLELRLRKRGITTAHYVSPSVWAWRQGRVKTIRRAVDRMLTFLPFEAAFYREHQVPVTFVGHPLADELPLIDDRAAAREQLGLDPEVQLLAVLPGSRGNEIRFLGDTFLSAIERLCLRYPDLEVIIPAATPLRRTELEALMEDRASLDRTRIHLVDGQSREAMTAADAVLLASGTAALECLLCHRPMVVAYRMAPMTHRIARHLVKTEWISLPNLIARETLVPELIQDAATPEAIEESLAPLLSRAAGDICRQRELRERFEAMHRELTCDASAAAARAIGELAGR
- the lpxA gene encoding acyl-ACP--UDP-N-acetylglucosamine O-acyltransferase, whose amino-acid sequence is MIHPTAIVDPGARLADDVEVGPFCVIGADVEIGAGTVVGPHVVIKGTTIIGERNRIFQFASIGEDCQDKKYAGEPTRLEIGDDNVIREGVTLHRGTIQDASLTRIGSRNLLMAYAHVGHDCIVGDDCIMANQATLGGHVHVGNHVILGGLSAVHQFCHVGEHAMAGGGSIITKDIAAFVMVNGHPAEAHGLNSVGLKRRGFARETISALNTAYKTVFRQGLTLAQALEQLEAEPPLAERDIFIASLKASTRGLTR
- the fabZ gene encoding 3-hydroxyacyl-ACP dehydratase FabZ, whose protein sequence is MVMDINEIREYLPHRYPFLLVDRVMELTLGEYIVARKNVSINEPFFNGHFPGHPIMPGVLIVEAMAQAAGILGFKTVDKRPADGYIYYLVGSDKVRFKRPVMPGDQLEISARVLREKRGIWKFACQAKVDGDVVCEAEIICAERKVA
- the lpxD gene encoding UDP-3-O-(3-hydroxymyristoyl)glucosamine N-acyltransferase — encoded protein: MKKQQFSYTLEDLAERLGARLVGDPAVRVTGLSTLVDAVPGDIAFLANRAYLKYLGESEATAVLLHESHLDECKCNALVLDNPYLAYAELSRLFDPLAGAPQGSVHASAVVDETATLGENVEIGPQVVIGPGASVGDNSRILAGCVIGADSAVGEGALLHPNVTLYHGVLIGERAVLHSGCVIGADGFGFAHDGKGWHKIAQLGGVLIGDDVEVGSCTSIDRGALGDTIIGNDVKIDSQVQIAHNVQIGDHSALAGCVGIAGSTKVGRYCLMGGGVGLAGHLEIADGVQVTGMSLVTNSITKPGVYSSGTGAMDNSLWRRNAVRFKQLDQLARRLNQVEKQLKDK
- a CDS encoding OmpH family outer membrane protein, with translation MRKLTRALCLAGGLAALATPMLAQASDVAVLDWRQALLSSDSAKISMNQLKNQLAGKQDQAKALAKELESLQAKLQKDGAVMSDSERKSMQQQLRQKGGQFQQLRGQVQQQQQQAEQAFLKQSKPKLDQAIQKVVDKHDVELLVDRSATVYSKDGLDLTDEVTQVFNSLN